A single Methanolobus sp. ZRKC5 DNA region contains:
- a CDS encoding metallophosphoesterase — MALSVALHLYSRSHELFRKYIDNSEIITISEATKTRKKNLFLNREITRVNENFTDLNFIKSISINGKKVLILSIDTTELYSDDEYVEKEILNAVSKEIEQIEYDMPLLITHYSVLGTDELPLKNSAALIDFIQKYKIEYVFCGYTHELEIMRVNDLYQDYSFTQSMCGSLSSSNYPNDDNMFLYYENVGSKDMHLHLIRIFLEMGKVHFKQETVF; from the coding sequence GTGGCGCTGAGCGTAGCTCTGCACCTCTATTCGCGCTCCCATGAACTATTTCGGAAATATATTGATAATTCCGAGATAATCACCATCTCCGAAGCAACGAAAACAAGAAAGAAAAACCTTTTTTTAAACCGGGAAATCACCAGAGTTAATGAGAATTTTACCGATCTGAATTTCATCAAATCCATTTCGATAAATGGAAAAAAAGTATTAATTCTCAGCATAGACACAACTGAACTATATAGTGATGATGAGTATGTTGAAAAAGAGATTCTAAATGCAGTTTCGAAAGAAATTGAACAGATAGAATATGACATGCCTTTGTTGATTACTCATTATTCTGTTTTGGGTACTGATGAGCTACCTCTAAAAAATTCTGCAGCATTAATTGATTTTATACAAAAATATAAAATAGAATACGTTTTTTGTGGCTATACTCACGAACTGGAAATTATGCGAGTCAATGATTTATATCAAGATTATTCCTTTACTCAGTCTATGTGTGGCAGTTTATCATCTAGCAATTATCCAAACGATGACAACATGTTCTTGTATTATGAAAATGTGGGCAGTAAAGATATGCATCTGCATCTGATACGGATCTTTTTAGAGATGGGGAAGGTACATTTCAAACAGGAAACAGTCTTTTAG
- a CDS encoding ISH3 family transposase, which yields MAVENSSVHSMSKHYQKIPCETSTRYHLKKLDLEELIRLNTKILLQGPINALKSKKKYEFAIDFTNDPYYGGTNSSNENYVIRSLAKKSTNSFYSYVSLSIINKNERFTISVLPVEKNKTKVYYLTYFIDLINKLNIKIKVLCLDREFYSVDVFEFLQNEDIPHITPVVKRGKKIKQLLIGRKARYAEYVMKNPQKKEIRLNIVIDVKYLKGKRNKNGCENLGFVVYGINLSPRKVSTVYRRRFAIESTYRMRNIVKPKTSTRDVTFRYLSNKKERLLALPLLRTVRENFSSYGSSIL from the coding sequence ATGGCAGTAGAGAATAGTTCAGTCCACTCCATGTCAAAACACTATCAAAAGATTCCTTGTGAAACATCTACAAGATATCATCTCAAGAAACTTGATCTTGAAGAACTTATCAGATTAAATACAAAAATTCTACTTCAAGGTCCTATTAATGCTCTGAAATCTAAGAAAAAGTATGAGTTTGCTATCGATTTCACAAATGATCCATATTATGGAGGAACGAATTCGTCCAATGAAAACTATGTGATACGTAGCCTAGCTAAGAAGTCAACAAACTCTTTTTATTCATACGTTTCATTATCTATCATAAACAAGAACGAGAGATTCACTATCTCCGTTCTTCCTGTAGAGAAAAATAAAACAAAGGTCTATTACCTCACCTATTTTATAGATCTGATCAATAAACTAAACATCAAAATCAAAGTCCTTTGTTTAGATAGGGAGTTCTATTCGGTAGACGTGTTTGAGTTCTTACAAAATGAAGATATTCCCCATATTACTCCAGTAGTAAAAAGAGGAAAAAAGATTAAGCAACTACTTATTGGGAGAAAGGCTAGGTATGCGGAATATGTTATGAAGAATCCTCAGAAAAAGGAGATTCGGTTGAATATTGTCATTGACGTGAAGTATCTGAAAGGCAAAAGGAACAAAAATGGATGTGAAAACCTTGGGTTTGTAGTTTATGGAATAAACTTGTCTCCCCGAAAAGTTAGTACTGTATATCGAAGACGATTTGCAATTGAATCAACATACAGAATGAGAAATATAGTTAAACCCAAAACATCGACAAGAGACGTTACATTCAGATACTTGTCGAATAAGAAAGAGCGATTACTCGCCCTCCCTCTTCTAAGAACCGTACGTGAAAATTTCTCTTCATACGGCTCAAGCATTCTATAA